GCCAAGATTTCCGGCAAACACGAGATCGAGATCTGGGGCGACGGGCACCAAACTCGGTCGTTCATGTATATCGACGACTGCGTTGATGGCGTTCTGAAGATCGCGCACAGCCAGGTACTCGAACCGCTGAATCTGGGTTCAAGCGAGCTGGTCAGCATCAACCAGCTTGTCGATGTTGCTGAAGAGATTGCAGGCATCAAGCTGAAGCGCAGCTACTTGCTCGATGCACCCAAGGGTGTGGCCGGCCGCAACAGTGACAACACCAAGATCATTGAACAGCTGGGTTGGGAGCCAAGCACGCGGCTGCGTGACGGAATGGCAAGAACCTACGCTTGGATTGAGGCTCAGTTTGCAGCCAAGTACTCCGCCCGGACTGCACACAAGAGCAGCATCAGTACGTTCAAGAAAGGCTCGCACCCGATTCCGGGAGATGGATTTAACCCCGAGTCGCGCCGCATGAGCACGTGGAAGCAGGGCATTCCAGCGGGCTATGGCCTGCCTAAGCCAAAGGCCGTGAAGGTGGCGAAGACGACGGTGTCCGGCGGACGCAAGAAGGTCGCCTGAAAACGTGTATGCGTGCCTGCGCAGGCACCTAACTGATGCTTGGTGTCGATGAAGCGCAGCGCCCAGTGAAACCGAGTTTCCTAATCATTTCGCAGGTCTACGTGCCGGATCCGGCCAGCGTGGGCCAGCACGTAGCTGACGCCGCGGCTGAGATGGCGCGGCGCGGATATCGAACGATCGTCTACACCGCATCACGGGGCTATGACGATCCGTCGCGCCGTTACCCAGCGCGGGAAGTTCTAGATGGCGTCGAGGTGCGTCGCCTACCCTTCTCGTCCTTTGGCAAGTCGTCCATCGCTGTGCGTCTGCTGGCGCAGTCGATCTTTCTGTTGCAAGCAGCCGTGCTGGGCATATGCACGCGTGGCTTGTGCGGTGTCATGGTCTCGACCTCCCCGCCGTTTTGTGGGATTGCGGGTGTCATCATCGGCGGGATCCGTCGGGTACCAGTCAAGTATTGGTTGATGGACCTCAACCCTGATCAGATGGTCGCGATGAAGCTCCTTCCCGCGAGTTCCCTGCCGGTAAGGATATTCGATGCCTTCAACAGAGCGATCCTCAGGCATTCGGCCAGCGTGATCGTCCTCGACCGGTTCATGGCCGCAAGGGTTTTGCATAAGCTGCCTGGTGTAGCGACCAAGCTGGAAGTCATGCCCCCCTGGCCACATGACAACCATCTGGAGAACCTTGCGCACAGTGACAACCCCTTTCGGCAGGCTAGGGTGTCACCCGGGAAGCTCGCGGTCATGTACTCGGGAAACCACTCGGCGGCGAACCCGCTCAGGACGCTGCTTGATGCAGCAAAACGGCTTGAGTCGGACCCTCGGCTGCTCGTGATCTCGATCGGTGGCGGAGGGGCCAAAAGCGAAGTTGAAGACAGGATCGCTGCTGGTGCTTCGAACATCGTCTCTCTCCCCTATCAGCCTCTGGACCAGCTGCGGTTCTCGCTGAGCGCCGCTGACGTGCATGTGGTGTCAATCGGTTCCGATGTTGTCGGCATCGTGCATCCCTGCAAGGTCTACGGAGCAATGGCGGTCTCAAGACCCATCTTGCTGCTGGGCCCCAGTCCAAGCCATATCAGCGACCTGATCAAGCAGTACGGCATTGGCTGGCAGATAAGCCATGGTGATGACGAGGGTGCGATTCAGGTGCTTCGCCAAATTCTCGACACGCCGGCCAATATCTTGGATGAAATGGGGCGCCGAGCCGCCGACGCAGTTGCCCGAACGCTCAGCAGAGCGCAGTTGCTGAACCGTTTCTGTGACGTACTGCAGCGTGGACTGCCCGCACCCACGGCCTAAACCAGCTGAAGTCGCAGACGGCTCCGTTCACGATGAAGGTGATGAATCTTGGCTTGGTGCGCCGAGCACGGAGAATTGATCGGCTTTGGTCGGTAGTGGCGTTCGTACGCCGCTTGTGGCAACCATCCTCCAGCCCAATGGCACTCGGACAGCCAACATCGTTTCTGGTGCTCGATCTTCATCTGATCGGCGATGCAGTGATGCTTCTGCCCTTCTTGGCAGCGATAAAGCGTCGCTATCCAACCGCTCAAGTCACGGTTGTGGCAGGGCCGTGGAATCGACCGGTACTCGCGAGCGATCCTTCGATCGACGAACTGATCGAGTTTTCGGCGCCATGGGTCAAGGGACAGGGCATACGAGCTTCCTGGACAGCATCGCGCAACCTCGTGCGACTATTGCGTTCGAAGCGGTGGGACGTTGGTATCGACACACGCGGCGATATACGCAACATCCTCATCCTCTACTTTGCCAACTGCATCAGGCGCGTAGGCTTTGACTTCACTGGCGGCGCCAGCCTCCTCACGCAGGTCGTACCAGATGACGGGCGTCTGGCGTCGCTTCTTGAGCATCACGAGCGCTTAGCGGCATGCCTCCACGCTTTCGACGGGCAGCCTTTTGTGTCTAAGCTTACGTTGACGGATCAAGAGCGAGACAGCGCGTGGTCCATTGCACCCTACGTCGGATTCCATTTTGGGGCATCGTTGCCGCTTCGCCGCCTCCCGGTCGATGAAGCGGCTAAGCTTGTCGCGGCAAGCCT
This portion of the Ideonella sp. WA131b genome encodes:
- a CDS encoding glycosyltransferase family 4 protein, which encodes MLGVDEAQRPVKPSFLIISQVYVPDPASVGQHVADAAAEMARRGYRTIVYTASRGYDDPSRRYPAREVLDGVEVRRLPFSSFGKSSIAVRLLAQSIFLLQAAVLGICTRGLCGVMVSTSPPFCGIAGVIIGGIRRVPVKYWLMDLNPDQMVAMKLLPASSLPVRIFDAFNRAILRHSASVIVLDRFMAARVLHKLPGVATKLEVMPPWPHDNHLENLAHSDNPFRQARVSPGKLAVMYSGNHSAANPLRTLLDAAKRLESDPRLLVISIGGGGAKSEVEDRIAAGASNIVSLPYQPLDQLRFSLSAADVHVVSIGSDVVGIVHPCKVYGAMAVSRPILLLGPSPSHISDLIKQYGIGWQISHGDDEGAIQVLRQILDTPANILDEMGRRAADAVARTLSRAQLLNRFCDVLQRGLPAPTA
- a CDS encoding glycosyltransferase family 9 protein produces the protein MKVMNLGLVRRARRIDRLWSVVAFVRRLWQPSSSPMALGQPTSFLVLDLHLIGDAVMLLPFLAAIKRRYPTAQVTVVAGPWNRPVLASDPSIDELIEFSAPWVKGQGIRASWTASRNLVRLLRSKRWDVGIDTRGDIRNILILYFANCIRRVGFDFTGGASLLTQVVPDDGRLASLLEHHERLAACLHAFDGQPFVSKLTLTDQERDSAWSIAPYVGFHFGASLPLRRLPVDEAAKLVAASLSDWSGPALVFSTPDLEAYVETLMAALSPALQGRLKVWRGDLRSFIVAASRAHVLYTMDSGPAHLAAATGSPTVVMFGPNRAEYAAPRGRNVVSVQLDPPLTCQPCDQHKCVHPSDVQACLRGRVPDAVAAGRRLVVSGESLPALSQKP